The sequence ATGGACACCTACTCCATGCACATGCGGCAGACGGTGACCGCGGTGGTGACCGGCAAGCCCATCAACATGGGAGGCTCGCGGGGCCGGCGCGAGGCCACCGGGCGCGGGGTGATGATCGTGGCCGACGAGGCCCTGAAGAAGCTGGGCATGAACCGCGAGGAGACGCGGGTGATCGTGCAGGGCTTCGGCAACGTGGGCTCCAACACCGCCCGCCTGATGCAGGAGGCCGGCTACAAGGTGATCGGGCTGGCCGAGATCGACGGCGGCCTCTACAACAAGAAGGGCCTCGACATCAACGCCCTGCTGGAGTACCGGCAGCGCAACGGCACCGTGGTGGGCTTCCCCGGCGCCGAGAAGATGGACGAGCACGAGCTGCTGGTCAGCGATTGCGACCTCCTGATCCCGGCGGCCACCGAGAACGTGATCACCAGCCAGAACGCCGATCGGGTGAAGGCGCGCATCCTGGTGGAGGGGGCCAACGGCCCCACCACCGCCGCCGCCGACGACATCCTGGCGGAGAAGAAAGTCTTCGTCATCCCCGACATCCTGGCCAACGCCGGGGGCGTGACTGCCAGCTACTTCGAGTGGGTGCAGGACCGGCAGGGATACTTCTGGAAGGAGTCGGTGGTCATCGAGCAACTGGAGCACATCATGCGCTCCAGCTTCGAGGACGTGGTGCGCTACGCCGAGACCCACGGGGTGAACAACCGCATCGCGGCGTACATGCTGGCCATCGACCGGGTGGCCTACACCATCCGCCAGCGCGGCATCTACGCGTAAAGCCAGTACTCAGTACCCAGTACTCGGTTGGGCGGCGGTAGCTGGGTGGGGTCGTCCTGACTCCTGACGCCGCAGCCCGTACCCGCGCTTGCCTATCCACTATTCACGATCCACTGCTTTCATTGCTTTCCCCTTGCCCAGAAGCGCATAATTTGCGGGTGATGGGTGGTGTGGGCAGCCGTCTCGCCCCCAGCCTGTTCCTGGCTCGCCAGCTGCTGACCACGATCCACTATTCACCATCCACTGATTTTCCGTGAATCTGCCCAACTACATCACGCTGACCCGCATCGCGGCGGTGCCGCTGCTGATCTGGATCCTGCTGGCG comes from Terriglobales bacterium and encodes:
- a CDS encoding Glu/Leu/Phe/Val dehydrogenase — translated: MKTISLEQEINPWEAQAARFDLAAQKLNLDEGLWKILRYPTREIIVHIPIAMDDGRIEVFTGFRVQHSIARGPAKGGVRYSPDVTLDEVRALASWMTWKCAVVNIPFGGAKGGVICDPKKLSMAELEKITRRYTAELIEFIGPEKDVPAPDMNTNEQVMAWMMDTYSMHMRQTVTAVVTGKPINMGGSRGRREATGRGVMIVADEALKKLGMNREETRVIVQGFGNVGSNTARLMQEAGYKVIGLAEIDGGLYNKKGLDINALLEYRQRNGTVVGFPGAEKMDEHELLVSDCDLLIPAATENVITSQNADRVKARILVEGANGPTTAAADDILAEKKVFVIPDILANAGGVTASYFEWVQDRQGYFWKESVVIEQLEHIMRSSFEDVVRYAETHGVNNRIAAYMLAIDRVAYTIRQRGIYA